A stretch of the Streptococcus himalayensis genome encodes the following:
- the rplD gene encoding 50S ribosomal protein L4, whose translation MANVTLFDQTGKQAGEVVLNDAVFGIEPNQAVVFDVIISQRASLRQGTHAVKNRSAVSGGGRKPWRQKGTGRARQGSIRSPQWRGGGVVFGPTPRSYAYKLPQKVRRLALKSVYSEKVADSKFVAVDSLSFTAPKTAEFAKVLAALSIDTKVLVILEEGNEFAALSARNLPNVKVATATTASVLDIANADKLLVTQAAISKIEEVLA comes from the coding sequence ATGGCAAACGTAACATTATTTGACCAAACTGGTAAACAAGCTGGTGAAGTAGTTCTTAACGATGCAGTTTTTGGTATCGAACCAAACCAAGCAGTTGTGTTTGATGTCATCATCAGCCAACGTGCGAGCCTTCGTCAAGGAACTCACGCTGTTAAAAACCGTTCTGCAGTATCAGGCGGTGGACGCAAACCATGGCGTCAAAAAGGAACTGGACGTGCTCGTCAAGGGTCTATCCGTTCTCCACAATGGCGTGGTGGTGGCGTAGTCTTCGGACCAACTCCACGTTCATACGCTTACAAACTTCCACAAAAGGTTCGTCGCTTGGCACTTAAATCTGTGTATTCAGAAAAAGTTGCTGACAGCAAATTTGTAGCGGTTGACAGCCTTTCATTTACAGCTCCAAAAACTGCTGAATTTGCAAAAGTTCTTGCAGCACTTAGCATTGATACAAAAGTTCTTGTAATTCTTGAAGAAGGAAATGAATTCGCAGCACTTTCAGCTCGTAACCTTCCAAACGTAAAAGTTGCAACTGCTACAACTGCAAGCGTTCTTGATATTGCAAATGCAGACAAACTTCTTGTCACTCAAGCAGCTATCTCTAAAATTGAGGAGGTTCTTGCATAA
- the rplP gene encoding 50S ribosomal protein L16, translating to MLVPKRVKHRREFRGKMRGEAKGGKQVDFGEYGLQATTSHWITNRQIEAARIAMTRYMKRGGKVWIKIFPHKSYTAKAIGVRMGSGKGAPEGWVAPVKRGKVMFEVAGVSEEIAREALRLASHKLPVKCKFVKREAE from the coding sequence ATGTTAGTACCTAAACGTGTTAAACACCGTCGTGAATTCCGTGGAAAAATGCGCGGTGAAGCAAAAGGCGGAAAACAAGTAGATTTCGGTGAATACGGTCTTCAAGCTACAACTAGCCACTGGATTACAAACCGTCAAATCGAAGCAGCCCGTATCGCGATGACTCGTTACATGAAACGTGGTGGTAAAGTTTGGATTAAAATCTTCCCACACAAATCATACACAGCGAAAGCTATCGGGGTACGTATGGGATCTGGTAAAGGGGCACCTGAAGGTTGGGTAGCACCAGTTAAACGTGGTAAAGTGATGTTTGAAGTAGCTGGCGTTTCAGAAGAAATCGCACGTGAAGCTCTTCGTCTTGCAAGCCACAAATTACCAGTGAAATGCAAATTCGTAAAACGTGAAGCAGAGTAA
- the rplV gene encoding 50S ribosomal protein L22, which produces MAEITSAKAMARTVRVSPRKSRLVLDNIRGKNVADAIAILKFTPNKAAGIIEKVLNSAIANAENNFGLEKANLVVSEAYANEGPTLKRFRPRAKGSASPINKRTAHITVVVAEK; this is translated from the coding sequence ATGGCAGAAATTACTTCAGCTAAAGCAATGGCCCGTACAGTGCGCGTTTCACCTCGTAAATCTCGTCTAGTTCTTGACAATATCCGTGGTAAAAACGTCGCTGACGCAATCGCAATCTTGAAATTCACTCCAAACAAAGCTGCAGGCATTATTGAGAAAGTATTGAACTCAGCAATTGCCAACGCTGAAAATAACTTTGGTTTGGAAAAAGCAAACTTGGTAGTATCTGAAGCATACGCAAACGAAGGACCAACATTGAAACGTTTCCGTCCACGTGCGAAAGGTTCAGCTTCACCAATCAACAAACGCACAGCCCACATTACAGTGGTTGTTGCAGAAAAATAA
- the rpsQ gene encoding 30S ribosomal protein S17: protein MERNNRKVLVGRVVSDKMDKTITVVVETKRNHPVYGKRINYSKKYKAHDENNVAKEGDIVRIMETRPLSATKRFRLVEVVEEAVII from the coding sequence ATGGAACGCAATAATCGTAAAGTTCTTGTCGGACGTGTCGTTTCTGACAAAATGGACAAAACAATCACAGTTGTAGTTGAAACAAAACGTAACCACCCAGTCTATGGTAAACGTATTAACTACTCTAAAAAATACAAAGCTCATGATGAAAACAACGTCGCTAAAGAAGGCGATATCGTTCGTATCATGGAAACTCGTCCGCTTTCAGCTACAAAACGTTTCCGTCTTGTAGAAGTCGTTGAAGAAGCGGTCATCATCTAA
- the rplN gene encoding 50S ribosomal protein L14: MIQTETRLKVADNSGAREILTIKVLGGSKRKFASIGDVIVASVKQATPGGAVKKGDVVKAVIVRTKSGARRADGSYIKFDENAAVIIREDKTPRGTRIFGPVARELREGGFMKIVSLAPEVL; the protein is encoded by the coding sequence ATGATTCAAACAGAAACTCGTTTGAAAGTTGCTGACAACAGCGGTGCTCGCGAAATTTTGACAATCAAAGTTCTTGGTGGTTCAAAACGTAAATTCGCAAGTATTGGTGATGTCATCGTAGCATCTGTAAAACAAGCAACTCCTGGTGGTGCGGTTAAAAAAGGTGACGTTGTAAAAGCAGTTATCGTACGTACTAAATCAGGTGCTCGTCGTGCTGATGGTTCTTACATCAAGTTTGACGAAAATGCTGCGGTTATTATCCGTGAAGATAAAACACCTCGCGGAACACGTATCTTTGGTCCAGTTGCACGTGAATTGCGTGAGGGTGGATTCATGAAGATTGTGTCACTTGCCCCAGAAGTACTTTAA
- the rplC gene encoding 50S ribosomal protein L3: protein MTKGILGKKVGMTQIFTEAGELIPVTVVEAAPNVVLQVKTVETDGYNAVQVGFDDLREVLSNKPAKGHVAKANTAPKRFIREFKNIEGLEVGAEITVDTFAAGDVVDVTGTSKGKGFQGVIKRHGQSRGPMAHGSRYHRRPGSMGPVAPNRVFKNKHLAGRMGGNRVTIQNLEIAQVVPEKNVILIKGNVPGAKKSLITIKSAVKAGK, encoded by the coding sequence ATGACAAAAGGAATCTTAGGGAAAAAAGTGGGAATGACTCAAATCTTCACTGAAGCTGGCGAATTAATCCCTGTAACTGTTGTTGAAGCAGCTCCAAACGTTGTTCTTCAAGTAAAAACAGTTGAAACAGACGGATACAACGCAGTTCAAGTTGGTTTTGATGACCTTCGCGAAGTATTGAGCAACAAACCTGCTAAAGGACATGTAGCTAAGGCTAACACGGCTCCTAAGCGCTTCATTCGTGAATTCAAAAACATTGAAGGCTTGGAAGTAGGTGCAGAAATCACAGTTGACACTTTCGCAGCTGGAGATGTTGTTGATGTAACAGGAACTTCAAAAGGTAAAGGTTTCCAAGGTGTTATCAAACGCCACGGACAATCTCGTGGACCTATGGCTCACGGTTCTCGTTACCACCGTCGTCCTGGTTCAATGGGGCCAGTTGCGCCAAACCGTGTGTTTAAAAACAAACACTTGGCAGGACGTATGGGTGGCAACCGTGTAACAATTCAAAATCTTGAAATTGCACAAGTTGTTCCAGAGAAAAACGTTATCCTTATCAAAGGTAACGTACCAGGTGCTAAGAAATCTCTTATCACCATCAAATCAGCAGTTAAAGCTGGTAAATAA
- the rpsH gene encoding 30S ribosomal protein S8, with translation MVMTDPIADFLTRIRNANQAKHEVLEVPASNIKKGIAEILKREGFVKNVEYIEDDKQGVIRVFLKYGPNGEKVITNLKRVSKPGLRIYKKREDLPKVLNGLGIAILSTSEGLLTDKEARQKNVGGEVIAYVW, from the coding sequence ATGGTTATGACTGACCCAATTGCAGACTTTTTGACACGTATTCGTAATGCCAACCAAGCAAAACATGAAGTGCTTGAAGTGCCTGCATCAAACATCAAAAAAGGAATTGCTGAAATTCTTAAACGTGAAGGTTTTGTAAAAAACGTTGAGTACATCGAAGATGACAAACAAGGTGTTATTCGTGTATTCTTGAAATACGGACCAAATGGTGAAAAAGTTATCACAAACTTGAAACGTGTTTCAAAACCAGGTCTTCGTATTTACAAAAAACGTGAAGATCTTCCAAAAGTTTTAAACGGACTTGGAATTGCCATCCTTTCAACTTCTGAAGGCTTGTTGACTGATAAAGAAGCTCGTCAAAAGAATGTTGGTGGTGAGGTAATCGCCTACGTTTGGTAA
- the rplF gene encoding 50S ribosomal protein L6, translated as MSRIGNKVITLPAGVELSQNNGVVTVKGPKGELTREFSQDIEIRVEGTEVTLHRPNDSKEMKTIHGTSRALLNNMVVGVSEGFKKELEMRGVGYRAQLQGTKLVLAVGKSHPDEVEAPAGITFELPNPTTIVVSGISKEVVGQTAAYVRSLRAPEPYKGKGIRYVGEFVRRKEGKTGK; from the coding sequence ATGTCACGTATTGGTAATAAAGTGATTACATTGCCAGCTGGTGTTGAGCTTTCGCAAAACAACGGTGTGGTAACTGTAAAAGGACCTAAAGGGGAACTTACTCGTGAGTTCTCACAAGATATTGAAATCCGTGTGGAAGGTACTGAAGTAACTCTTCACCGTCCAAACGATTCAAAAGAAATGAAAACAATCCACGGAACAAGTCGTGCCCTTTTGAACAACATGGTTGTTGGTGTATCAGAAGGCTTCAAAAAAGAACTTGAAATGCGTGGGGTTGGATACCGTGCACAACTTCAAGGAACAAAACTTGTCTTGGCTGTTGGTAAATCTCATCCAGATGAAGTAGAAGCTCCTGCAGGTATTACATTTGAACTTCCAAACCCAACTACAATTGTAGTTAGTGGAATTTCAAAAGAAGTAGTTGGACAAACAGCTGCTTACGTTCGTAGCTTACGTGCTCCAGAACCATATAAAGGTAAAGGGATCCGCTACGTTGGTGAATTCGTTCGTCGTAAAGAAGGTAAAACAGGTAAATAA
- the rplE gene encoding 50S ribosomal protein L5: MANRLKEKYLNEVVPALTEKFNYSSVMAVPKVDKIVLNMGVGDAVSNAKNLEKAAEELALISGQKPLITKAKKSIAGFRLREGVAIGAKVTLRGERMYEFLDKLVTVSLPRVRDFHGVPTKSFDGRGNYTLGVKEQLIFPEINFDDVDKTRGLDIVIVTTANTDEESRELLTGLGMPFAK, translated from the coding sequence ATGGCTAATCGTTTAAAAGAAAAATATCTTAATGAAGTAGTTCCTGCTTTGACAGAGAAATTTAACTATTCATCCGTTATGGCAGTGCCAAAAGTAGATAAGATCGTTTTGAACATGGGTGTCGGAGACGCTGTATCAAACGCTAAAAATCTTGAAAAAGCAGCTGAAGAGCTTGCACTTATCTCAGGACAAAAACCACTTATCACGAAAGCTAAAAAATCTATCGCCGGCTTCCGTCTTCGTGAGGGTGTTGCAATCGGTGCAAAAGTAACCCTTCGTGGCGAACGTATGTATGAATTCTTGGATAAATTGGTTACTGTATCACTTCCACGTGTTCGTGACTTCCATGGTGTGCCAACAAAATCATTTGACGGACGTGGAAACTACACACTTGGTGTGAAAGAACAATTGATCTTCCCAGAAATCAACTTTGACGATGTTGATAAGACTCGTGGTCTTGATATCGTTATCGTAACAACTGCTAACACTGACGAAGAGTCACGCGAATTGCTTACAGGCCTTGGAATGCCTTTTGCAAAATAA
- the rpsJ gene encoding 30S ribosomal protein S10 has translation MANKKIRIRLKAYEHRTLDTAAAKIVETATRTGAEVAGPIPLPTERSLYTIIRATHKYKDSREQFEMRTHKRLIDIVNPTQKTVDALMKLDLPSGVNVEIKL, from the coding sequence ATGGCAAACAAAAAAATCCGCATCCGCTTGAAAGCGTACGAACATCGTACACTTGATACAGCAGCTGCAAAAATCGTAGAAACAGCTACTCGTACAGGTGCAGAAGTTGCAGGACCAATCCCACTTCCAACTGAACGTAGCCTCTACACAATCATTCGTGCGACTCACAAATATAAAGACTCTCGCGAACAATTTGAGATGCGTACTCACAAACGTTTGATCGACATCGTGAACCCAACTCAAAAAACAGTTGATGCTCTTATGAAACTTGATTTACCAAGTGGCGTTAACGTAGAGATTAAATTGTAA
- a CDS encoding uridine kinase family protein produces the protein MDKRDLQTLGIYGHGGSGKSVPAQELWALIGKERANLLETNVYVLDGSVRDLVAPRAFPNQKVTACMSLAHELGSLERDIKALQAGLNILTIGKDWQPSKRLSGKKPILIVEGMSVAFLSPDLFDMRIYLYTDEETSLARRLERDVSRRNRSREFVKAMEKERRNQYRIYYEPYQTQADVLICQSDNQFVIKRNRAF, from the coding sequence ATGGATAAGAGGGACCTACAAACTCTTGGAATTTATGGTCATGGCGGTTCAGGGAAAAGCGTGCCAGCACAGGAGCTTTGGGCCTTGATTGGCAAAGAGAGAGCCAATCTGTTAGAAACGAATGTCTATGTCCTAGATGGTTCGGTGCGTGATTTAGTGGCACCTCGGGCATTTCCAAATCAGAAAGTGACAGCTTGTATGTCTCTTGCTCATGAATTGGGCAGTTTAGAGCGTGATATAAAAGCTCTGCAAGCTGGTTTAAATATTTTGACGATTGGAAAAGACTGGCAACCGAGCAAGCGTTTGTCAGGAAAAAAGCCAATTCTCATCGTGGAAGGGATGTCTGTTGCTTTTTTGTCACCAGATTTGTTTGATATGAGAATTTACCTATATACGGACGAAGAAACATCACTCGCCAGACGATTGGAGCGAGATGTTTCTCGCCGTAATCGCAGTCGAGAATTCGTCAAAGCAATGGAAAAGGAGCGACGAAACCAATACAGAATTTACTACGAACCTTACCAAACTCAAGCAGATGTTCTCATTTGTCAATCTGACAATCAGTTTGTCATCAAAAGAAACCGAGCTTTCTAG
- a CDS encoding type Z 30S ribosomal protein S14, whose amino-acid sequence MAKKSMIAKNKRPAKFSTQAYTRCEKCGRPHSVYRKFKLCRVCFRELAYKGQIPGVTKASW is encoded by the coding sequence ATGGCTAAAAAATCAATGATTGCTAAGAACAAACGCCCAGCGAAGTTCTCTACGCAAGCTTACACTCGTTGCGAAAAATGTGGACGTCCACACTCAGTATACCGCAAGTTCAAATTGTGCCGTGTTTGCTTCCGTGAATTAGCATACAAAGGACAAATCCCAGGCGTTACCAAAGCTTCTTGGTAA
- the rplB gene encoding 50S ribosomal protein L2, producing the protein MGIRVYKPTTNGRRNMTSLDFAEITTSTPEKTLLVSLKSKAGRNNNGRITVRHQGGGHKRHYRLIDFKRNKDAVEAVVKTIEYDPNRSANIALVHYTDGVKAYIIAPKGLEVGQRIVSGPEADIKVGNALPLANIPVGTLIHNIELKPGRGGELVRAAGASAQVLGQEGKYTLVRLQSGEVRMILGTCRATVGVVGNEQHGLVNLGKAGRSRWKGIRPTVRGSVMNPNDHPHGGGEGKAPVGRKAPSTPWGKPALGLKTRNKKAKSNKLIVRRRNEK; encoded by the coding sequence GTGGGAATCAGAGTTTATAAACCAACTACAAATGGTCGCCGTAATATGACTTCTTTGGATTTTGCTGAGATCACTACTAGCACTCCAGAAAAAACTTTGCTTGTTTCATTGAAGAGCAAAGCTGGTCGTAACAACAACGGTCGTATCACCGTTCGTCACCAAGGTGGCGGACATAAACGTCACTACCGTTTGATTGACTTCAAACGGAATAAAGACGCTGTTGAAGCAGTCGTAAAAACAATCGAGTACGATCCAAATCGTTCAGCTAATATTGCACTTGTGCACTATACTGACGGTGTGAAAGCTTACATCATTGCTCCTAAAGGTCTTGAAGTCGGTCAACGTATCGTTTCAGGTCCTGAAGCAGATATCAAAGTCGGAAATGCACTTCCACTTGCAAATATTCCAGTCGGTACTCTTATCCACAACATCGAGTTGAAACCAGGTCGTGGTGGAGAATTAGTTCGTGCTGCTGGAGCATCTGCTCAAGTATTGGGACAAGAAGGTAAATATACACTTGTTCGTTTGCAATCAGGCGAAGTTCGTATGATTCTTGGAACTTGTCGTGCGACAGTTGGTGTTGTCGGTAACGAACAACACGGACTTGTAAACCTTGGTAAAGCGGGACGTAGCCGCTGGAAAGGTATTCGCCCAACTGTTCGTGGTTCTGTTATGAACCCGAATGATCACCCACACGGTGGTGGTGAAGGTAAAGCACCAGTTGGTCGTAAGGCACCATCTACTCCATGGGGCAAACCTGCTCTTGGACTTAAAACTCGTAACAAGAAAGCAAAATCTAACAAGCTTATCGTTCGTCGTCGTAACGAAAAATAA
- the rplR gene encoding 50S ribosomal protein L18 yields the protein MISKPDKNKIRQKRHKRVRGKLSGTADRPRLNVFRSNTGIYAQVIDDVAGVTLASASTLDKEVSKGTKTEQAVVVGKLVAERAVAKGITEVVFDRGGYLYHGRVKALADAARENGLKF from the coding sequence GTGATTTCGAAACCAGATAAAAATAAAATCCGCCAAAAACGCCACAAACGTGTACGCGGAAAACTCTCTGGAACTGCTGATCGCCCACGTTTGAACGTATTCCGTTCTAATACAGGCATCTACGCTCAAGTAATTGATGACGTAGCGGGTGTAACGCTCGCAAGCGCTTCAACTCTTGACAAAGAAGTTTCAAAAGGAACTAAAACTGAACAAGCCGTTGTTGTTGGTAAACTAGTTGCTGAACGTGCAGTTGCTAAAGGTATTACTGAAGTGGTGTTCGACCGCGGTGGATATCTATATCACGGACGTGTAAAAGCTTTGGCTGATGCAGCTCGTGAAAACGGATTGAAATTCTAA
- the rpsS gene encoding 30S ribosomal protein S19: MGRSLKKGPFVDEHLMKKVEAQANDEKKKVIKTWSRRSTIFPSFIGYTIAVYDGRKHVPVYIQEDMVGHKLGEFAPTRTYKGHAADDKKTRR; the protein is encoded by the coding sequence ATGGGACGCAGTCTTAAAAAAGGACCTTTCGTCGATGAGCATTTGATGAAAAAAGTTGAAGCTCAAGCAAACGACGAAAAGAAAAAAGTAATCAAAACTTGGTCACGTCGTTCAACGATTTTCCCAAGTTTTATCGGATACACAATCGCAGTTTATGATGGACGTAAACACGTACCTGTTTACATCCAAGAGGACATGGTAGGTCACAAGCTTGGTGAATTTGCACCAACTCGTACTTACAAAGGTCACGCAGCTGACGATAAGAAAACACGTAGATAA
- a CDS encoding 50S ribosomal protein L23: protein MNLYDVIKKPVITESSMAQLEAGKYVFEVDTRAHKLLIKQAVEAAFEGVKVANVNTINVKPKAKRVGRYTGFTSKTKKAIITLTADSKAIELFAAADAE from the coding sequence ATGAATTTGTATGACGTAATCAAAAAGCCTGTCATCACTGAAAGCTCAATGGCTCAGCTTGAAGCAGGCAAATATGTCTTTGAAGTAGACACTCGTGCTCACAAACTTCTCATCAAACAAGCTGTTGAAGCAGCATTTGAAGGTGTAAAAGTTGCAAATGTGAACACTATTAACGTAAAACCAAAAGCAAAACGTGTTGGACGTTATACTGGTTTTACTTCTAAAACGAAAAAAGCAATCATCACGCTTACAGCTGATTCAAAAGCAATCGAGTTGTTTGCAGCTGCTGATGCAGAATAA
- the rpmC gene encoding 50S ribosomal protein L29 — MKLNEVKEFVKELRGLSQEELAKRENELKKELFELRFQAAAGQLEQTGRLKEVKKQIARIKTVQSEVK; from the coding sequence ATGAAACTTAATGAAGTAAAAGAATTTGTTAAAGAACTTCGTGGACTTTCTCAAGAAGAGCTCGCGAAGCGTGAAAATGAATTGAAAAAAGAATTGTTCGAACTTCGTTTCCAAGCAGCTGCTGGTCAATTAGAACAAACAGGACGCTTGAAAGAAGTGAAAAAACAAATCGCTCGTATCAAAACTGTTCAATCAGAAGTTAAATAA
- the rpsC gene encoding 30S ribosomal protein S3 — protein sequence MGQKVHPIGMRVGIIRDWDAKWYAEKEYADYLHEDLAIRKFVQKELADAAVSTIEIERAVNKVIVSLHTAKPGMVIGKGGSNVDALRVKLNKMTGKQVHINIIEIKQPDLDAHLVGEGIARQLEQRVAFRRAQKQAIQRAMRAGAKGIKTQVSGRLNGADIARAEGYSEGTVPLHTLRADIDYAWEEALTTYGKLGVKVWIYRGEVLPARKNTKGGK from the coding sequence GTGGGTCAAAAAGTACATCCAATTGGTATGCGTGTCGGCATCATCCGTGACTGGGATGCCAAATGGTATGCTGAAAAAGAATACGCGGATTACCTTCATGAGGATCTTGCAATCCGCAAATTTGTTCAAAAAGAATTGGCTGATGCAGCAGTTTCAACTATTGAAATCGAACGCGCAGTTAATAAAGTCATCGTTTCACTTCACACTGCAAAACCAGGTATGGTTATTGGTAAAGGTGGATCAAACGTTGATGCTCTTCGTGTCAAATTAAACAAAATGACTGGAAAACAAGTCCACATCAACATCATCGAAATCAAACAACCTGATTTGGATGCACACCTTGTTGGTGAAGGAATTGCTCGTCAATTAGAGCAACGTGTCGCTTTCCGTCGTGCTCAAAAACAAGCAATCCAACGTGCTATGCGTGCTGGAGCAAAAGGAATCAAAACTCAAGTATCTGGACGTTTGAACGGTGCTGATATCGCCCGTGCAGAAGGATATTCTGAAGGAACTGTTCCACTTCACACACTTCGTGCGGATATTGATTACGCTTGGGAAGAAGCTCTTACAACTTACGGTAAACTTGGTGTTAAAGTATGGATTTACCGTGGGGAAGTTCTTCCAGCTCGCAAAAACACTAAAGGAGGTAAATAA
- the tgt gene encoding tRNA guanosine(34) transglycosylase Tgt codes for MTSPIQYRLIKKEKHTGARLGEIITPHGTFPTPMFMPVGTQATVKTQSPEELKEMGSGIILSNTYHLWLRPGDELIARAGGLHKFMNWDQAILTDSGGFQVYSLADSRNITEEGVTFKNHLNGSKMFLSPEKAISIQNNLGSDIMMSFDECPQFYQPYDYVKKSIERTSRWAERGLKAHRRPHDQGLFGIVQGAGFEDLRRQSAHDLVSMDFPGYSIGGLAVGESHEEMNAVLDFTTPLLPENKPRYLMGVGAPDSLIDGVIRGVDMFDCVLPTRIARNGTCMTSEGRLVVKNAQFAEDFTPLDHDCDCYTCRNYTRAYLRHLLKADETFGIRLTSYHNLYFLIKLMKNVRQAIMDDNLLEFREDFIERYGYNSSKRNF; via the coding sequence ATGACATCACCTATTCAATATCGGTTGATCAAAAAAGAAAAGCACACAGGGGCTCGTTTGGGGGAGATTATCACACCACACGGGACCTTTCCAACACCTATGTTTATGCCAGTTGGGACCCAGGCAACGGTTAAGACCCAGTCGCCTGAGGAGCTCAAAGAAATGGGTTCAGGCATTATTTTATCCAACACCTATCACCTTTGGCTTCGTCCAGGGGATGAGTTGATTGCACGTGCAGGTGGTTTGCATAAATTTATGAACTGGGACCAAGCTATTTTGACAGATAGTGGTGGTTTCCAAGTCTATTCGTTAGCGGATAGCCGAAATATTACTGAAGAAGGGGTCACTTTTAAGAACCACCTTAATGGTTCAAAAATGTTTCTATCACCAGAAAAGGCGATTTCCATTCAAAATAATCTCGGAAGTGATATTATGATGAGTTTTGACGAATGCCCGCAGTTCTACCAGCCCTATGATTATGTGAAAAAATCAATCGAACGGACTAGTCGTTGGGCTGAACGTGGCTTGAAAGCACATCGCCGTCCACATGACCAAGGCTTGTTTGGCATTGTGCAGGGAGCTGGTTTTGAAGATCTTCGTCGTCAATCTGCCCATGATTTGGTGAGCATGGATTTTCCAGGCTATTCGATTGGTGGTCTGGCTGTTGGTGAGTCGCATGAAGAGATGAATGCGGTGCTTGATTTCACAACGCCCCTCTTGCCAGAAAATAAACCACGTTATCTTATGGGAGTGGGGGCACCAGATAGCTTGATTGATGGGGTAATTCGTGGAGTAGATATGTTTGACTGTGTCTTGCCGACACGGATTGCAAGAAATGGGACTTGTATGACCAGCGAGGGTCGTTTGGTAGTGAAAAATGCTCAATTTGCAGAAGATTTCACCCCACTTGACCATGATTGTGATTGCTACACTTGTCGCAACTATACGCGGGCTTATCTTCGTCACTTGCTCAAGGCAGACGAAACCTTTGGTATTCGCTTGACTAGCTACCACAATCTCTACTTCTTGATTAAGCTCATGAAGAATGTTCGTCAGGCAATCATGGATGACAATCTTTTGGAATTCCGTGAAGACTTTATCGAGCGTTATGGCTACAACAGTTCAAAACGTAATTTTTAA
- the rplX gene encoding 50S ribosomal protein L24 has product MFVKSGDKVRVIAGKDKGVEAKVLTALPKVNKVVVEGVNIVKKHQKPNNEYPQGAIVEKEAPIHVSNVQVLDKNGVAGRVGYKFVDGKKVRYNKKSGEVLD; this is encoded by the coding sequence ATGTTTGTAAAATCAGGCGATAAAGTTCGCGTAATCGCTGGTAAAGACAAAGGCGTTGAAGCTAAAGTCCTTACAGCTCTTCCAAAAGTAAACAAAGTTGTTGTTGAAGGTGTAAACATCGTTAAAAAACACCAAAAACCAAATAACGAATACCCTCAAGGTGCTATCGTTGAAAAAGAAGCACCAATCCATGTGTCAAACGTACAAGTTCTTGACAAAAATGGTGTTGCAGGACGTGTTGGCTACAAATTTGTAGATGGCAAAAAAGTTCGTTACAATAAAAAATCAGGCGAAGTGCTTGATTAA